The Juglans microcarpa x Juglans regia isolate MS1-56 chromosome 2S, Jm3101_v1.0, whole genome shotgun sequence genome has a window encoding:
- the LOC121252626 gene encoding ethylene-responsive transcription factor ERN1-like, protein MARKRNSSGETVEADKNSSEGTMVWDQMVKEAAATAALGGAVRARKRFVGVRQRPSGRWVAEIKDTIQKIRVWLGTFDTAEEAARAYDEAACLLRGANTRTNFWPCSSSSSSSPALPSKITNLLLQRLKTRNSSTCTASSATFSLPIGQKEKKQAEAYRDEATDFSDTSFTDYLNDPEDYTNFNNINVPSTSATAASPDYMNTSFESSFTEKQGCRGRETDFDYNWNPNVAQTSSGDGSFGGEGEEDGEEAGTDVGIMDFRFVDDSIGNCFYSPFEIAEEIEEPVLEPENYTDEPSMLRAAMKRMKYERKFSASLYAFNGISECLKLKNRSRNLNGRGISDQLSNLQKACNNNKMEKSAEEEEEEYVEMMGKREEEPPQISVEMGTSSASSLSNEGEWSLWSSLDLPSICFVN, encoded by the coding sequence ATGGCTAGGAAGAGAAACTCTAGTGGTGAGACCGTGGAAGCTGATAAAAATTCTAGTGAGGGAACCATGGTTTGGGATCAGATGGTGAAGGAAGCTGCTGCAACCGCGGCTCTAGGTGGGGCCGTGAGAGCCCGAAAGCGATTTGTTGGCGTCCGGCAAAGGCCGTCTGGCCGATGGGTGGCTGAGATCAAGGACACCATTCAGAAGATAAGAGTGTGGTTAGGCACTTTTGATACAGCTGAGGAAGCAGCCAGGGCCTATGATGAGGCTGCTTGCTTGCTGCGTGGTGCCAACACTCGGACAAACTTCTGGCCTTgttcctcatcatcatcttcatcccCAGCTCTTCCCTCGAAGATCACTAACCTCCTCCTCCAAAGACTCAAAACAAGGAATAGCAGTACTTGCACTGCTTCATCGGCCACTTTTTCCTTGCCCATCGGccagaaggaaaagaaacaagCAGAAGCGTACAGAGATGAAGCAACAGATTTCTCAGATACCTCATTCACAGATTACCTCAATGATCCTGAAGATTACACCAACTTCAACAACATTAATGTACCCAGTACTAGTGCAACTGCCGCTAGTCCTGATTACATGAACACGAGTTTTGAATCCTCTTTTACAGAAAAACAAGGCTGTAGAGGGAGAGAAACGGACTTCGACTACAATTGGAATCCAAATGTAGCACAGACCTCTAGCGGTGACGGGAGTTTTGGAGGTGAAGGAGAGGAAGATGGAGAAGAAGCAGGCACTGATGTTGGAATCATGGATTTCCGATTTGTGGATGATTCTATTGGAAACTGTTTCTATTCCCCATTTGAGATTGCCGAAGAGATTGAGGAACCAGTACTGGAACCAGAGAACTACACTGACGAGCCATCAATGCTTAGAGCAGCTATGAAGAGGATGAAATATGAAAGGAAGTTCTCAGCTTCTCTCTATGCATTCAATGGGATATCTGAGTGCTTAAAGTTGAAAAACAGATCAAGAAATTTGAATGGAAGAGGAATATCTGACCAATTAAGCAATCTACAGAAGGCatgcaacaacaacaaaatggagaagagtgcagaagaagaagaagaagaatatgtGGAAATGATGGGGAAGAGGGAGGAGGAACCCCCACAAATTTCAGTTGAAATGGGAACTTCTTCGGCCTCTTCTTTGAGCAACGAAGGTGAATGGTCACTTTGGAGCTCCCTGGATCTTCCATCTATCTGCTTTGTTAACTGA
- the LOC121252622 gene encoding protein IMPAIRED IN BABA-INDUCED STERILITY 1-like — translation MGCFSSKHAARDSSSSVFDNPADNNNGSAMILEPYSLKKNQSGSQSRKDGRSTDRSRELNKSKKESSHSHSKGPFSSKLGLSHRYVQAEQTAAGWPTWLSAVAGEAIDGWLPLRADSFEKLEKIGQGTYSSVFQAREVETGRMVALKKVRVENFQPESIRFMAREIMILRRLNHPNIMKLEGLITSRLSSSIYLVFEYMEHDLAGLIASPDIQFSEEQVKCYMTQLLCGIEHCHLRGIMHRDIKASNILVNNEGVLKLGDFGLANVISPKNRQPLTSRVVTLWYRPPELLMGSTNYGVTVDLWSVGCVFAELLIGKPILKGRTEVEQLHKIFKLCGSPPEEFWKKSKLPHAAMFKPLHNYESSIGEKCKDFPKTAVNLIETFLSLEPQKRGTASSALMSEYFNTEPYACDPSSLPKYSPSKEIDIKNHEDGRSRKKTGAKVREPAASRKPRRLRKTLQETNAISKLAPNEEMQDSAQLDDRKNKSNAHIPKGRDGFGRREPLKPSFDTMSETSRLMNGSRGDTTVSRPTEVSTSSGFTWAKRRKENAASTISDGSKSKISALDPSFAKASYLTKKENDLLCRVLINSIEAAKHEMHKQQYQFDMPVSSKASDALHSLDVSMTSSQQEVADALTNNTGYKNKGKHVEYSGPLLSQPRKYDELLQKNESHIRQSVRRSRFERD, via the exons ATGGGTTGCTTTAGCTCCAAGCACGCGGCGCGGGATTCTTCGTCCTCTGTTTTCGATAACCCGGCTGACAACAACAATGGCTCCGCCATGATTCTCGAGCCATATTCGTTGAAGAAGAACCAATCCGGTAGTCAATCTAGGAAGGATGGGAGGTCCACCGATCGGAGCCGCGAGCTCAACAAGTCCAAGAAGGAGAGCTCCCATTCCCATTCCAAGGGTCCCTTTAGCTCCAAGCTTGGCTTATCTCACAGGTACGTGCAGGCCGAACAAACCGCTGCTGGATGGCCCACCTGGCTCAGCGCTGTCGCTGGCGAAGCCATCGATGGTTGGCTCCCTCTCAGAGCAGATTCTTTTGAGAAATTGGAGAAG ATTGGGCAAGGTACGTACAGCAGTGTGTTTCAAGCACGTGAAGTTGAAACTGGGAGGATGGTTGCCCTGAAGAAGGTACGAGTTGAAAATTTCCAGCCAGAGAGCATAAGGTTTATGGCTCGAGAAATAATGATCCTCCGCAGGCTGAACCATCCAAATATCATGAAGTTGGAGGGGCTTATTACTTCTCGGTTATCAAGTAGCATATACCTCGTATTTGAGTACATGGAACACGATCTTGCTGGACTGATAGCTAGCCCGGATATCCAATTTAGTGAAGAACAG GTCAAGTGTTATATGACACAGCTATTATGTGGAATTGAGCACTGCCACCTGCGAGGTATAATGCATCGAGACATTAAAGCATCCAATATTTTGGTAAACAACGAAGGGGTTCTGAAATTGGGAGATTTTGGACTTGCAAATGTCATCAGCCCAAAGAACAGACAACCATTGACCAGTCGTGTGGTTACTCTATGGTATCGTCCTCCTGAACTTTTGATGGGGTCAACGAATTACGGGGTAACGGTGGATCTCTGGAGTGTGGGCTGTGTATTTGCAGAACTTCTTATTGGAAAGCCTATCCTTAAGGGGAGAACTGAG GTTGAACAAttacacaaaattttcaagctTTGCGGTTCTCCACCAGAGGAGTTTTGGAAAAAGTCCAAACTTCCTCATGCAGCAATGTTTAAACCCCTACATAATTATGAAAGCTCAATTGGGGAGAAGTGCAAAGATTTTCCAAAAACTGCTGTGAACCTCattgaaacttttctttccTTGGAACCTCAAAAGCGTGGGACTGCGTCCTCTGCCCTTATGTCTGAG TATTTCAACACAGAGCCTTATGCATGTGATCCATCAAGCTTGCCAAAGTACTCGCCTAGCAAGgaaattgatattaaaaatcATGAGGATGGGCGAAg CAGGAAAAAGACTGGTGCTAAAGTGCGAGAGCCTGCAGCATCAAGAAAGCCTAGAAGACTACGTAAAACTTTGCAAGAAACAAACGCTATCAGTAAATTAGCACCAAATGAG GAAATGCAAGATTCTGCTCAACTTGATGATAGAAAAAATAAGAGCAACGCACATATTCCTAAAGGAAGAGATGGCTTTGGGCGTAGAGAGCCATTAAAACCATCATTTGATACAATGTCAGAGACTTCCCGACTGATGAATGGATCTCGAGGGGACACTACAGTTTCACGCCCAACAGAAGTATCAACATCAAGCGGCTTTACATGGGCAAAAAGGCGAAAAGAGAATGCTGCATCCACAATATCAGATGGATCAAAAAGCAAAATTAGTGCATTAGATCCATCGTTTGCAAAAGCATCTTACTTAACCAAAAAAGAGAACGATCTTCTATGCAGGGTTCTAATCAATTCCATTGAGGCTGCCAAGCATGAAATGCACAAGCAGCAGTACCAGTTTGACATGCCAGTTTCTTCCAAAGCATCTGATGCATTACATTCTCTTGATGTATCAATGACATCTAGTCAACAAGAAGTAGCAGATGCTCTAACAAACAATACG GGTTACAAGAACAAAGGGAAGCACGTTGAATACTCAGGACCGCTGTTATCCCAACCACGTAAATATGATGAACTCCTGCAAAAGAATGAGAGTCATATTCGTCAATCAGTTCGGAGATCAAGATTCGAAAGAG ATTGA
- the LOC121252625 gene encoding SNF1-related protein kinase catalytic subunit alpha KIN10-like produces the protein MDGSTGLGGNGLDVFLQNYKLGKTLGIGSFGKVKIAEHILTGHKVAVKILNRRKIKNMEMEEKVRREIKILRLFMHPHIIRLYEVVDTPADIYVVMEYVKSGELFDYIVEKGRLQEDEARNFFQQIISGVEYCHRNMVVHRDLKPENLLLDSKCNVKIADFGLSNIMRDGHFLKTSCGSPNYAAPEVISGKLYAGPEVDVWSCGVILYALLCGTLPFDDENIPNLFKKIKGGIYTLPSHLSSGARDLIPRMLVVDPMKRMTIPEIRQHQWFQSHLPRYLAVPPPDTMQQAKNIDEEILQEVVKRGFDRNQLVESLRNRIQNKATVAYYLLLDNRFRPSSGYLGAEFQETMDLGFNRMHQNEVSASAVGHRLPGYMEYQGMGVRPQYPVERKWALGLQSRAHPREIMTEVLKALQELHVCWKKIGHYNMKCRWIPGHLEGMLNNPVHNNHYFGDEPTIVENDGVTNSPNVVKFEVQLYKTREEKYLLDLQRVHGPQILFLDLCAAFLAQLRVL, from the exons ATGGATGGCTCAACTGGGCTAGGTGGCAATGGTCTGGATGTGTTTCTCCAAAATTATAAGCTTGGAAAAACCCTTGGAATTGGTTCCTTTGGCAAGGTGAAAATAGCTGAGCATATCTTAACTGGTCATAAAGTTGCTGTAAAGATCCTTAACCGTCGGAAGATTAAGAACAtggaaatggaggaaaaag TGAGAAGAGAAATCAAAATATTGAGATTGTTTATGCATCCTCATATAATAAGACTCTATGAGGTTGTAGACACGCCAGCAGACATTTATGTTGTGATGGAGTACGTGAAGTCTGGAGAGCTCTTCGATTACATCGTGGAGAAGGGTAGGTTGCAGGAGGATGAAGCTCGTAATTTTTTTCAGCAG ATAATCTCTGGTGTGGAGTACTGCCATAGGAATATGGTGGTTCATAGAGACCTGAAGCCTGAGAATTTGCTTTTAGATTCCAAATGTAATGTAAAGATTGCTGATTTTGGTTTAAGCAACATAATGCGTGATGGTCATTTTCTGAAGACAAGTTGTGGAAGTCCAAACTATGCTGCCCCAGAG GTTATCTCTGGAAAGTTATATGCTGGGCCTGAAGTGGACGTATGGAGCTGTGGTGTTATATTGTATGCCCTTCTTTGTGGCACCCTTCCTTTTGATGACGAAAACATTCCCAAcctatttaaaaagataaag GGTGGAATATACACTCTTCCCAGTCATTTATCATCTGGTGCAAGAGACTTGATCCCAAGGATGCTTGTAGTTGACCCAATGAAACGAATGACCATTCCTGAGATTCGCCAGCACCAATGGTTTCAGTCTCATCTTCCACGTTATTTAGCTGTGCCCCCACCAGATACAATGCAACAAGCAAAAAAT ATTGACGAGGAGATTCTACAGGAAGTTGTTAAAAGGGGATTTGACAGGAACCAGCTGGTTGAATCTCTTCGCAACCGAATACAGAATAAG GCTACTGTTGCTTACTATTTGTTATTGGACAACCGGTTCCGCCCTTCCAGTGGCTATCTTGGAGCTGAGTTCCAAGAGACCATG GATCTTGGTTTCAATCGTATGCATCAAAATGAGGTCTCTGCTTCAGCTGTTGGGCACCGCCTTCCAGGATATATGGAGTATCAAGGGATGGGTGTGAGACCACAGTACCCTGTTGAGAGGAAATGGGCTCTTGGACTTCAg TCCCGAGCTCATCCTCGTGAAATAATGACGGAAGTCCTCAAAGCTCTGCAAGAATTGCATGTATGTTGGAAGAAGATTGGACACTACAACATGAAGTGCCGTTGGATTCCTGGTCATCTTGAAGGCATGCTGAACAATCCCGTGCACAATAATCACTACTTTGGGGATGAACCAACCATTGTTGAGAATGATGGTGTTACCAACTCGCCCAATGTTGTCAAGTTCGAAGTGCAG CTCTACAAAACTCGGGAGGAGAAGTATCTGCTTGATCTCCAAAGGGTCCATGGCCCACAGATTCTCTTCTTGGATCTTTGTGCTGCTTTCCTGGCACAGCTTCGAGTCCTTTAA